One segment of Streptomyces sp. NA02950 DNA contains the following:
- a CDS encoding pyridoxamine 5'-phosphate oxidase family protein, whose product MQARLGTADRADRFYDEQVLDHLNVRMREFIGRQEMFFLATADRHGECDSTFRAGPPGFLRVIDERTVAYPEYRGNGVLASLGNIEENPHLGILMIDFLRDRIGLHVNGRARVVRDTEMRADHPDLPVDPVPGRRAVVWVEVTVEEAYIHCAKHIPHLQKVPAQRRGGIRDQGRDPGRDRDGDQGADPGQERAWGTDDVKRKGGDFFGAAAEAREGRRSPVSWPVRQRAAADGAPEPSRPEAWREEAERVLAEAQQRAAHAGGQQPFGGWFR is encoded by the coding sequence TTGCAGGCGCGTCTGGGCACGGCCGACCGCGCCGACCGCTTCTACGACGAGCAGGTGCTCGACCACCTCAACGTCCGGATGCGGGAGTTCATCGGCCGTCAGGAGATGTTCTTCCTGGCCACCGCCGACCGGCACGGGGAGTGCGACAGCACCTTCCGGGCCGGGCCGCCCGGGTTCCTGCGGGTGATCGACGAGCGCACCGTGGCCTACCCCGAATACCGGGGGAACGGGGTGCTCGCCAGCCTCGGCAACATCGAGGAGAACCCGCACCTCGGCATCCTCATGATCGACTTCCTCCGGGACCGGATCGGCCTCCACGTCAACGGCCGGGCCCGGGTGGTGCGGGACACCGAGATGCGCGCGGACCACCCCGACCTGCCGGTCGACCCGGTGCCGGGGCGGCGGGCCGTGGTGTGGGTCGAGGTGACGGTGGAGGAGGCGTACATCCACTGCGCCAAGCACATCCCCCACCTCCAGAAGGTGCCCGCCCAGCGGCGCGGCGGCATCCGCGACCAAGGCCGCGACCCGGGCCGGGACCGGGACGGGGACCAGGGTGCCGACCCCGGTCAGGAGCGGGCCTGGGGCACGGATGACGTCAAACGCAAGGGCGGCGACTTCTTCGGTGCCGCGGCGGAGGCGCGCGAGGGACGCCGCAGCCCGGTGTCCTGGCCGGTCCGGCAGCGGGCGGCGGCGGACGGAGCTCCGGAGCCGTCGCGCCCCGAGGCATGGCGCGAGGAGGCCGAGCGGGTGCTCGCGGAGGCGCAGCAGCGGGCGGCGCACGCGGGCGGCCAGCAGCCGTTCGGCGGGTGGTTCCGCTAG
- a CDS encoding cupin domain-containing protein, with protein MKAFRLDELEAERAANDGAYLQFLRERNMSVGLYALEAGQSDPQSPHAQDEVYLVLSGRASITVGMETTQVARGSVVYVPAGVAHKFHHITEDLRVMVVFSPPES; from the coding sequence ATGAAGGCGTTCCGGCTGGATGAGCTGGAGGCGGAGCGGGCCGCGAACGACGGTGCGTATCTGCAGTTCCTGCGGGAGCGGAACATGTCCGTGGGGCTGTACGCGCTGGAAGCGGGCCAGAGCGATCCGCAGTCGCCGCACGCCCAGGACGAGGTCTACCTCGTGCTGAGCGGCCGGGCGTCGATCACGGTGGGGATGGAGACGACCCAGGTGGCGCGCGGCAGCGTGGTCTATGTACCGGCGGGGGTGGCCCACAAGTTCCACCACATCACCGAGGACCTGCGGGTCATGGTGGTGTTCTCTCCGCCTGAGAGCTGA
- a CDS encoding NUDIX domain-containing protein, which yields MTERPVVKRTARAILLDGDIDPRMVLIKRTKPGRAPYWITPGGGVEPEDTTVVDALHREVDEELGAKVTDVVPAFVDTVPYPGEGEEGPEGVKVQHFFVCRLASMDLSRRHGPEVDEPRGEYEVVRIPFTRDGIASVEVVPPSLRAYLDANIEGVLALLADDLG from the coding sequence ATGACCGAACGACCCGTGGTCAAGCGCACCGCCCGTGCCATCCTCCTCGACGGCGACATCGACCCCCGAATGGTTCTGATCAAGCGGACCAAGCCCGGTCGGGCGCCGTACTGGATCACTCCCGGCGGCGGTGTGGAGCCCGAGGACACCACCGTCGTCGACGCCCTGCACCGCGAGGTGGACGAGGAGCTGGGCGCGAAGGTGACGGATGTGGTGCCCGCGTTCGTCGACACCGTCCCCTACCCCGGTGAGGGCGAGGAGGGCCCGGAGGGCGTGAAGGTGCAGCACTTCTTCGTCTGCCGGCTGGCCTCGATGGACCTGTCGCGGCGGCACGGCCCGGAAGTGGACGAGCCCCGCGGGGAGTACGAGGTGGTGCGCATCCCCTTCACCCGCGACGGCATCGCCTCGGTCGAGGTGGTGCCGCCGTCGCTGCGCGCCTATCTCGACGCCAACATCGAAGGGGTGCTGGCACTGCTCGCCGACGACCTCGGCTGA
- a CDS encoding globin domain-containing protein, translating to MDAPTTTSSAGNDGSGGNSGEWGWFTPSRKPAEDQPRTPGRGAPDQGTPSRPAPDREAEERPPRRPVSPIRPVGTGPGRRPQPPAPPAAPSAPPAEPGPPADAVPAAPAATRREEHQRPDETAAPENVRPAPGSAFTAPEGASPDAILLRRTMAEIEPVSEKVTAYFYALLFVQHPELRPLFPAAMDAQRDRLFRALLTSAQLVDDADVLSEYLAGLGRGHRKYGTQPEHYPAVGECLIGALTRYAVNSWSAETEAAWVRAYTAISQIMIDAAAEDERKAPPWWEAEVVDHERRTSDIAVLTVRPDQPYPFLAGQYTSVETPWWPRVWRHYSFAAAPRSDGLLSFHIKAVPAGWVSSALVNRARPGDVIRLGPPTGSMTVDHTSDNGLLCLGGGTGIAPIKAMVEDVAEHGRQRTVEVFYGARNDRDLYDIDTMLRLSQTHPWLSVRPVVSDGPTNGLSGRLPDAVRQYGPWGAFDAYLSGPPGMIRSGVDALRGVGIPPHRIRHDSLEELVAAGG from the coding sequence ATGGACGCTCCGACCACCACGTCGTCGGCCGGTAACGACGGTTCCGGCGGAAACAGTGGCGAATGGGGTTGGTTCACCCCGAGCAGGAAGCCGGCCGAGGACCAGCCCCGCACCCCGGGCCGCGGCGCTCCGGACCAGGGCACACCGTCCCGGCCCGCTCCGGACCGGGAGGCCGAGGAGCGCCCGCCACGGCGGCCGGTGAGCCCGATACGCCCGGTCGGCACGGGGCCCGGACGCCGCCCCCAGCCCCCGGCGCCCCCCGCGGCCCCTTCCGCCCCGCCCGCCGAGCCCGGTCCGCCCGCCGACGCGGTCCCCGCGGCCCCGGCCGCCACTCGGCGCGAGGAGCACCAGCGCCCCGACGAGACGGCCGCCCCAGAGAACGTCCGCCCGGCCCCCGGCTCCGCCTTCACCGCGCCCGAGGGCGCCTCTCCCGACGCGATCCTGCTGCGCCGCACGATGGCCGAGATCGAGCCGGTGAGCGAGAAGGTCACCGCCTACTTCTACGCGCTGCTCTTCGTCCAGCACCCGGAGCTGCGGCCGCTGTTCCCCGCCGCCATGGACGCCCAGCGCGACCGGCTCTTCAGGGCCCTGCTGACCTCCGCCCAGCTCGTCGACGACGCCGATGTGCTCTCCGAGTACCTCGCCGGACTCGGCCGCGGACACCGTAAGTACGGCACCCAGCCCGAGCACTACCCGGCGGTCGGCGAGTGCCTGATCGGTGCGCTCACCCGCTACGCGGTGAATTCCTGGAGCGCGGAGACCGAGGCGGCGTGGGTGCGCGCCTACACCGCGATCTCCCAGATCATGATCGACGCGGCGGCGGAGGACGAGCGGAAGGCGCCGCCGTGGTGGGAGGCCGAAGTGGTCGACCATGAGCGGCGCACCTCCGACATCGCCGTGCTGACCGTCCGGCCGGACCAGCCGTACCCCTTTCTCGCGGGCCAGTACACCTCGGTGGAGACGCCGTGGTGGCCGCGGGTGTGGCGGCACTACTCGTTCGCCGCCGCGCCGCGCTCCGACGGACTGCTCTCCTTCCACATCAAGGCGGTTCCGGCCGGGTGGGTGTCGTCCGCGCTGGTGAACCGGGCCCGCCCCGGCGATGTGATCCGGCTCGGCCCGCCCACCGGGTCGATGACGGTGGACCACACCAGCGACAACGGGCTGCTCTGCCTCGGTGGCGGCACCGGGATCGCGCCGATCAAGGCGATGGTCGAGGACGTCGCCGAGCACGGCCGCCAGCGGACGGTCGAGGTCTTCTACGGCGCCCGCAACGATCGCGATCTCTACGACATCGACACCATGCTGCGGCTGTCGCAGACGCACCCCTGGCTCTCGGTCCGCCCGGTCGTCTCCGACGGACCGACCAACGGACTCAGCGGCAGACTCCCGGACGCCGTGCGGCAGTACGGCCCGTGGGGCGCGTTCGACGCGTATCTCTCCGGGCCGCCCGGGATGATCCGCAGCGGTGTCGACGCGTTGCGGGGCGTCGGCATCCCGCCCCACCGGATACGACACGACTCGCTCGAGGAACTGGTGGCGGCGGGAGGTTAG
- a CDS encoding DUF5326 family protein, whose translation MRKAGISVTTKGVFQGLPWWVTWIAIPVLVLAVFGGLIITVVGFVVELVFKLLLLVALVAGLIYLVRKFSSSSSSRGDW comes from the coding sequence ATGAGGAAAGCAGGGATCAGCGTGACCACGAAGGGCGTATTCCAGGGCTTGCCGTGGTGGGTGACCTGGATCGCGATACCGGTTCTCGTCCTGGCCGTGTTCGGCGGCCTGATCATCACCGTGGTCGGTTTCGTCGTCGAGCTCGTCTTCAAGCTGCTGCTGCTGGTGGCGCTGGTCGCCGGTCTGATCTACCTGGTGCGGAAGTTCAGCTCCTCCTCGTCCTCCCGCGGCGACTGGTGA
- a CDS encoding cystathionine gamma-lyase yields MTSDGTRAVRAGLPEAEAYEPALPGPVFAAHYHLPGDATGPYTYGRDANPTWTALEGAITELESPGSGAESVAFASGMGAISAVLLSRLRQGDTAVLPSDGYQLLPALIERLEGYGIAVRTAPTGNDAQLAALDDSVKLLWLETPSNPGLDVCDIRRLADAAHAHGALVAVDNTLATPLGQRPLELGADFSVASGTKALTGHGDVLLGYVTCRDPEIAASVRAWRKTVGAIPGPMEAWLAHRSLATLQLRVDRQAATALALAEALGGRPEITGLRHPGLPDDPAHRVAAAQMRGGRFGCVVSFSLPDKAHAERFLSGLRLVDDATSFGGVRSTAERRGRWGGDAVPEGFIRFSVGVEDPADLITDVLRALDGARTPVSG; encoded by the coding sequence ATGACCAGCGACGGCACCCGCGCCGTACGCGCCGGGCTGCCCGAGGCCGAGGCGTACGAGCCGGCGCTGCCGGGCCCGGTCTTCGCGGCCCACTACCACCTGCCCGGCGACGCCACCGGCCCGTACACCTACGGCCGGGACGCCAACCCCACCTGGACCGCGCTGGAGGGGGCGATCACCGAGCTGGAGTCCCCGGGCTCCGGAGCCGAGTCGGTCGCCTTCGCCTCCGGCATGGGCGCGATCTCGGCCGTCCTGCTGTCCCGGCTGCGCCAGGGCGACACGGCCGTCCTGCCGTCCGACGGTTATCAGCTGCTGCCCGCGCTCATCGAGCGACTGGAGGGCTACGGCATCGCGGTGCGCACCGCGCCCACCGGGAACGACGCCCAGCTGGCCGCCCTGGACGACAGCGTGAAGCTGCTGTGGCTGGAGACCCCGTCCAACCCGGGCCTGGACGTCTGCGACATCCGCCGCCTCGCCGACGCCGCCCATGCGCACGGCGCGCTGGTGGCCGTCGACAACACCCTCGCCACCCCGCTCGGCCAGCGCCCCCTGGAGCTCGGCGCGGACTTCTCCGTCGCCAGCGGCACCAAGGCACTCACCGGTCACGGCGATGTGCTGCTCGGCTACGTCACCTGCCGCGACCCGGAGATCGCCGCCTCGGTGCGCGCGTGGCGCAAGACGGTCGGCGCGATCCCGGGCCCCATGGAGGCATGGCTCGCGCACCGCTCGCTGGCCACCCTCCAGCTGCGGGTGGACCGGCAGGCCGCGACGGCCCTCGCCCTCGCCGAGGCGCTGGGCGGCCGCCCCGAGATCACCGGACTGCGCCACCCCGGACTGCCGGACGACCCGGCGCACCGGGTGGCGGCGGCGCAGATGCGCGGCGGGCGCTTCGGCTGTGTGGTCTCCTTCTCCCTCCCGGACAAGGCGCACGCGGAGCGCTTTCTGTCCGGGCTGCGGCTGGTGGACGACGCGACCAGCTTCGGCGGGGTGCGCTCCACGGCGGAGCGACGGGGGCGGTGGGGCGGCGACGCGGTTCCGGAGGGCTTCATCCGCTTCTCGGTGGGCGTGGAGGACCCGGCCGATCTGATCACCGATGTGCTGCGCGCGCTCGACGGGGCCCGCACCCCGGTGAGTGGCTGA
- a CDS encoding HAD family phosphatase, translated as MTRLHLFDLDGTLIHGSAAAIEISRQLGLEREIGELERAFAEGRLSTAQFAERAVALWAELTEEQVTAAFEGAPWLTGIREVWADIRARGERCAVISLSPGFFVERLLEWGADATHGSAWPSVPFREPLDPAGILTPAAKVRIADELCAKFRLTRADCVAYGDSMSDAELFTVVPHSVAVNADHHVSDIASCAYTGRDLWGAYELTDNRR; from the coding sequence ATGACCAGACTGCATCTGTTCGATCTGGACGGGACGCTGATCCACGGTTCGGCCGCCGCCATCGAGATCTCCCGCCAGCTCGGTCTGGAGCGGGAGATCGGCGAGTTGGAACGGGCCTTCGCGGAGGGGCGGCTGAGCACCGCGCAGTTCGCGGAGCGGGCCGTCGCGCTGTGGGCGGAGCTGACGGAGGAGCAGGTGACGGCGGCCTTCGAGGGGGCGCCGTGGCTGACCGGGATACGTGAGGTGTGGGCGGACATCCGGGCGCGCGGCGAGCGGTGTGCGGTGATCTCGCTCTCGCCCGGCTTCTTCGTGGAACGGCTGCTGGAGTGGGGTGCGGACGCCACGCACGGTTCGGCGTGGCCGTCGGTGCCGTTCCGGGAGCCACTGGACCCGGCGGGCATCCTCACTCCGGCCGCGAAGGTGCGCATCGCGGATGAACTGTGCGCGAAGTTCCGATTGACCAGGGCCGACTGTGTGGCCTACGGCGATTCGATGTCGGACGCCGAGCTGTTCACCGTGGTTCCGCACTCGGTCGCGGTGAACGCCGACCATCATGTGAGCGATATCGCATCGTGCGCGTATACCGGACGTGATCTCTGGGGTGCTTACGAATTGACAGACAACCGACGGTAA
- a CDS encoding low molecular weight protein-tyrosine-phosphatase, whose translation MRVAPPYRVCFVCTGNICRSPMAESVFRAHAREAGLDGRVEVDSAGTGAWHEGDGADHRTVAALTAHGYEQDHIARQFRAEWFHRLDLVIALDNGHLHELRALAPTPRDAAKVRLLRGYDPDADPEAPGGLDVPDPYFGGTDDFEECMEMVEAASGGLLEAVTEALAAAETTAESAAQAATETAAEPNTTGGPGAEPAAGKETV comes from the coding sequence ATGAGAGTTGCGCCGCCCTATCGTGTCTGCTTTGTCTGCACCGGCAACATATGCCGCTCGCCGATGGCCGAATCCGTCTTCCGCGCCCATGCCCGGGAGGCCGGGCTCGACGGCCGGGTCGAGGTGGACAGCGCCGGCACCGGCGCTTGGCACGAGGGCGACGGGGCCGACCACCGCACCGTCGCGGCACTCACCGCCCACGGGTATGAGCAGGATCACATCGCGCGGCAGTTCCGGGCCGAGTGGTTCCACCGCCTCGACCTGGTGATCGCCCTGGACAACGGCCACCTGCATGAGCTGCGCGCCCTGGCCCCGACCCCGCGCGACGCCGCCAAGGTGCGGCTGCTGCGCGGCTACGACCCGGACGCGGATCCGGAGGCCCCGGGCGGGCTCGATGTACCGGACCCCTACTTCGGCGGGACGGACGACTTCGAGGAGTGCATGGAAATGGTCGAGGCCGCGAGCGGCGGACTGCTGGAGGCGGTCACCGAGGCCCTCGCCGCCGCGGAGACCACCGCGGAGAGTGCCGCGCAGGCAGCCACGGAGACAGCCGCCGAGCCGAACACGACCGGCGGGCCGGGCGCCGAGCCCGCCGCCGGGAAGGAGACCGTATGA
- a CDS encoding phage holin family protein: protein MKNFLVKTLANAGALGVAIWLLKDITLTGDNTGRKTITLILVALVFGVVNVVVKPIVKVLAFPLFILTLGLITLVINALMLLLTSWVAGKLDLTFHVEGFGTAVLGGLIISIVAWALHMVLPDDD, encoded by the coding sequence ATGAAGAATTTTCTCGTCAAGACACTCGCGAACGCCGGTGCCCTCGGCGTCGCCATCTGGCTGCTCAAGGACATCACGCTCACCGGTGACAACACCGGCCGCAAGACGATCACGCTCATCCTCGTCGCCCTGGTGTTCGGCGTGGTGAACGTGGTGGTGAAGCCGATCGTCAAGGTGCTGGCGTTCCCGCTGTTCATCCTGACCCTCGGGCTGATCACCCTGGTGATCAACGCCCTGATGCTGCTGCTGACCTCCTGGGTGGCCGGAAAACTGGATCTGACCTTCCATGTCGAAGGCTTCGGCACCGCCGTACTCGGTGGCCTGATCATTTCCATAGTCGCCTGGGCGCTCCACATGGTGCTGCCCGACGACGACTGA
- a CDS encoding SsgA family sporulation/cell division regulator, whose protein sequence is MRDTVQAEVTMTFLVSQDLSFRIPVELSYDSGDPYAVEITFHLPGDAPVSWAFARELLLDGLSGPTGEGDVRIAPAAPEGLSDVFIRLQVGSERALFRAGAAPLVAFLDRTDRLVPFGEEPKACDPVGDLDAELDRILAEDRYAG, encoded by the coding sequence ATGCGTGACACAGTCCAGGCGGAAGTGACGATGACCTTCCTGGTCTCGCAGGACCTCTCCTTCCGGATCCCGGTGGAGCTGTCCTATGACAGCGGCGATCCGTACGCGGTGGAGATCACCTTCCATCTGCCCGGTGACGCCCCTGTGAGCTGGGCGTTCGCCCGTGAACTGCTGCTGGACGGGCTGAGCGGACCCACCGGCGAGGGCGATGTGCGGATCGCGCCCGCCGCGCCCGAGGGCCTCTCGGACGTCTTCATCCGACTCCAAGTGGGCAGTGAGCGGGCCCTGTTCCGGGCCGGAGCCGCTCCGCTGGTGGCCTTCCTGGACCGTACGGACCGGCTGGTCCCGTTCGGCGAGGAGCCCAAGGCCTGCGATCCGGTCGGTGACCTCGACGCGGAGCTGGACCGCATCCTCGCCGAGGACCGGTACGCGGGATAG
- a CDS encoding LysR family transcriptional regulator, which produces MDLALLRTFVMVHRAGSFTRAAGLLGLSQPAVTGQIRTLERQLGRPLFLRTARGVVPTTVGDELAHKVAPHLDALLEITEAGLDDTSPLRTLHLAGPPEFTALRALPALTALVAQGLAVRCAFGSTEELFEGLSAGHHDLAIATSRPRGRLLEAAPLCDEEHVLIASPRWAARLGGPAVIQVKGAGALEALPVVEVHESLPLVTRYWSTVFDTRPVTSGTIIAPDLRAVLTCVARGAGLGVLPRYLCMDALDTGEVVALLNPPVPPLRTYFLAVRTGALALPHIAKAYEWLLRSAVDW; this is translated from the coding sequence ATGGATCTGGCCCTCTTACGCACATTCGTCATGGTGCACCGGGCCGGGTCGTTCACCCGTGCCGCCGGACTGCTCGGGCTCTCCCAGCCCGCCGTCACCGGCCAGATCCGCACCCTGGAGAGACAGCTCGGCCGCCCGCTCTTCCTGCGTACCGCGCGCGGCGTCGTCCCCACCACCGTCGGCGACGAGCTGGCCCACAAGGTCGCCCCGCATCTCGACGCGCTCCTGGAGATCACCGAGGCGGGCCTCGACGACACCTCTCCCCTGCGCACCCTGCACCTCGCGGGACCACCGGAGTTCACCGCGCTGCGCGCCCTGCCCGCGCTCACCGCGCTCGTCGCCCAGGGGCTCGCCGTGCGGTGTGCCTTCGGCAGCACCGAGGAGTTGTTCGAGGGGCTCAGCGCCGGCCACCACGATCTGGCCATCGCCACCTCCCGGCCGCGCGGGCGGCTGCTGGAGGCCGCGCCGCTGTGCGACGAGGAGCATGTGCTGATCGCGTCCCCGCGCTGGGCCGCCCGGCTCGGCGGTCCCGCCGTGATCCAGGTCAAGGGCGCCGGTGCGCTGGAGGCGCTGCCGGTGGTCGAGGTGCACGAGAGCCTGCCCCTGGTCACCCGCTACTGGTCGACCGTCTTCGACACCCGGCCGGTCACCTCCGGCACGATCATCGCACCCGATCTGCGGGCCGTGCTCACCTGTGTCGCGCGCGGCGCCGGGCTCGGCGTCCTGCCCCGCTATCTGTGCATGGACGCGCTGGACACCGGTGAGGTCGTGGCGCTGCTCAACCCGCCGGTGCCCCCGCTGCGCACCTATTTCCTGGCGGTACGGACCGGGGCGCTCGCGCTGCCGCACATCGCCAAGGCGTACGAGTGGCTGCTGCGCTCCGCTGTCGACTGGTGA
- a CDS encoding YibE/F family protein → MTSTPQHPPAGRDSTPGPPPAHEHHDDGRHDSRHDSHGHAHGTGHGHGHGHGHGPATPVSARLRKVIAAVLIPFAVAVTAGLIVLWPGGTPDHSAAQRSGLGFDQQTVSGRVVKVEEVNCADVGAQPQQPSEPGQGGAARNGSGGGAGGGKGRCERATVEVTSGKDKGRQFPEIIQPNASRKLSAGQELKLAYAPKAPKNLQYSVSDVDRSMPMALLAGLFALAVVAVGRLRGVFALVALAISFGVLTLFILPAILQGSNPLVVAVIGGSAIMLLALYMCHGLTARTSVAVLGTLVSLLLIGVLGSVFIGWASLTGNTDDQTGLVHGLYPDIEIRGLLLAGVIIGSLGVLDDVTVTQTSAVWELRDADPTAGRRKLYAAAMRIGRDHIASVVNTLVLAYAGASLPLLLLFSIADSGVGTVATSEIVAEEIVRTLVGSIGLVASVPVTTALAVLVVSADRTPLGSAPRGGLAGRADRATGADRAEVPGQPGPRGGRGGRGKRRRARTR, encoded by the coding sequence GTGACCTCCACGCCTCAGCACCCCCCGGCCGGACGGGACAGCACGCCCGGACCGCCGCCCGCCCACGAGCACCACGACGACGGCCGTCACGACAGCCGTCACGACAGCCACGGCCATGCACACGGCACTGGCCACGGCCACGGTCATGGGCACGGCCACGGCCCGGCCACCCCCGTCTCCGCCCGCCTCCGCAAGGTCATCGCGGCGGTGCTCATCCCCTTCGCCGTGGCCGTGACCGCCGGGCTGATCGTGCTCTGGCCGGGCGGCACTCCCGACCACTCGGCGGCGCAGCGCAGCGGACTCGGCTTCGATCAACAGACCGTCTCCGGACGGGTGGTGAAGGTCGAGGAGGTCAACTGCGCGGACGTGGGCGCCCAGCCGCAGCAGCCCAGCGAACCGGGGCAGGGCGGCGCGGCGCGGAACGGGAGCGGCGGCGGCGCGGGAGGCGGGAAGGGCCGCTGTGAGAGGGCCACCGTCGAGGTCACCTCGGGCAAGGACAAAGGCCGCCAATTCCCCGAAATCATCCAGCCCAACGCCTCACGGAAGCTCAGCGCCGGACAGGAACTGAAGCTGGCGTACGCGCCCAAGGCGCCAAAGAACCTCCAGTACTCCGTCTCCGACGTCGACCGGTCGATGCCGATGGCACTGCTCGCCGGGCTCTTCGCCCTCGCCGTGGTGGCGGTCGGACGGCTGCGCGGGGTCTTCGCGCTGGTGGCGCTGGCCATCAGCTTCGGAGTGCTGACGCTGTTCATCCTCCCGGCGATCCTCCAGGGCTCCAATCCGCTGGTGGTCGCGGTCATCGGGGGCAGCGCGATCATGCTGCTCGCGCTGTATATGTGCCACGGGCTGACGGCCCGGACATCCGTGGCCGTCCTCGGCACCCTGGTCTCCCTGCTGCTGATCGGCGTGCTGGGTTCGGTGTTCATCGGCTGGGCGAGTCTGACCGGCAACACCGACGACCAGACCGGTCTGGTGCACGGCCTCTATCCGGACATCGAGATAAGGGGACTGCTGCTGGCGGGCGTCATCATCGGCTCGCTCGGGGTGCTGGACGATGTGACGGTCACCCAGACCTCGGCGGTGTGGGAGCTGAGGGACGCGGACCCCACGGCCGGCCGGCGGAAGCTCTACGCGGCGGCGATGCGTATCGGGCGGGACCACATCGCGTCCGTCGTCAACACGCTGGTGCTGGCCTACGCGGGCGCGTCGCTTCCGCTGCTGCTGCTGTTCTCGATCGCGGACAGCGGTGTGGGGACGGTGGCGACGAGCGAGATCGTCGCGGAGGAGATCGTACGGACGCTCGTGGGCAGCATCGGGCTCGTCGCCTCGGTGCCGGTGACCACGGCGCTGGCCGTGCTCGTGGTCTCCGCGGACCGCACACCGCTGGGCTCGGCGCCGCGCGGAGGTCTCGCGGGCCGGGCGGACCGGGCGACCGGGGCGGACCGGGCGGAGGTGCCGGGCCAGCCGGGGCCGCGCGGCGGCCGGGGCGGGCGCGGAAAGCGCCGCCGGGCGCGGACGCGTTGA